A single Pygocentrus nattereri isolate fPygNat1 chromosome 28, fPygNat1.pri, whole genome shotgun sequence DNA region contains:
- the igf3 gene encoding insulin-like growth factor 3 has product MAHTEGHTLCTAGPLIQVLCWRSVCVGCVLLCVAVLPELGDAAKPRCGAELIADLEFVCGDRGFYRGHVGGARHGGPRSRGNGIVEQCCIKGCDLQHLEKYCAKPKRRRRQTPTTQQVRKDQFRRVLLQEYHRLQHILQVLTHGLKERTLHQDKLRNTSSPRSNEKIHKSAPSELQRGGTAAPLRASLPRSLRS; this is encoded by the exons GTGCTGTGCTGGCGGAgcgtgtgtgtggggtgtgtacTGCTGTGTGTTGCGGTGCTGCCAGAGCTCGGGGATGCAGCTAAACCCCGGTGTGGAGCGGAGCTCATCGCGGACCTGGAGTTTGTGTGTGGAGATCGAGGATTTTACAGag GTCATGTTGGAGGGGCTCGGCATGGAGGCCCCCGCTCTCGGGGTAACGGAATCGTGGAGCAGTGCTGCATTAAAGGCTGCGACCTGCAGCACCTGGAGAAATACTGCGCCAAGCCCAAGAGACGGCGCCggcaaacaccaacaacacagcaaGTCAGA AAGGATCAGTTCAGACGGGTTCTTCTGCAGGAGTACCACAGGCTCCAGCACATCTTACAGGTACTGACCCATGGGCTTAAAGAGCGGACGCTTCACCAGGACAAACTCAGAAACACGTCGTCACCTCGTTCTAACGAGAAGATCCACAAATCAGCTCCCTCAGAACTCCAGCGTGGAGGGACAGCGGCTCCTTTAAGAGCCTCCCTTCCTCGCAGCCTCCGTTCATAA